TTATGCCCTGCACCCGGAAACGTCATGGCCTGGGCATAGACAAATGCGGCCTGGAGATAGGAGGTGGGGCACAAGGGAAAGCACGCCTTGCAGTCATTGCAGTATTGGGCCGCAATTTCCGGTACAAAGCTGATCTCTTTGTTGATGCCCCGGTCCACGAATCCGATGGCGTTTTTCTGGGCCACTTCCGCACAATACCGCACGCACAGGCCGCAATGGATGCAAAAAGAAGGATCGCTTTCATACCGGTTGGGGTCTGCCCCGTAAACTTTTGCCAGTTCCACCAACTGAGGCGCATCCGGTGCATGGGCCATGAGCAGCTCAAGAATGGTTTTACGCAGCCGGTCCACTTTTTCAGACCGGGTTCTCACGATGATACCGCCGGCTGCCGGGAATACGCAGGACACCACATACTTGGTCCAGCCCCGGTCCTCCACTTCCACGATACACAGCCGGCAGCCGCCGAACGGCTCCAGTTTTTCATGATGGCACAGGGTGGGGATATAGATCCCGTGTTTCTGGGCCACTTCCAGAACAGTCATGCCCGGAACCGCTGTCACGGTCTGTCCATCGATTTCAAATTGTATATCACCCATGATGGCCTATCCTTTCTCTTTCGTTTTTTTCCGGATGGTGCGCTCTTCTTCGGGCACGGGGTCCGGCACGGGTTCACCTGAGAGTTTGACCACGGAAGAAAATTTCGGCGGACACACCTCAAAACAGGTGCCGCACCGGGTGCATTTATCCTGATCAATGATGTGGATCAGGTTCTTGTCTCCGTTTATGGCATCAGCCGGGCACTGCTTGCGGCAGGTGCCGCAGCCTGTGCATCTGTCCGGATCAATGTAAAAATTGATCAATTCCTTGCAGGCCAGGGCCGGACACCGTTTGTCGTTGATATGTGCCTCATATTCTTCTCTGAAATATTTCAACGTACTTAAAAACGGATTGGGCGCACTTTTTCCCAGGGCGCACAAGGACGCTTCCACGGCGGTTTCCGCCAGTTCCTCCAGCAGTTCGATATCGCCTTGTTTGCCTTTGCCCTGGGTGATATTGGTCAAAATCCGGTGCATCTGGCGCAGCCCTTCTCTGCAGGGCACGCACTTGCCGCAGGATTCATCCGTGAGAAACGCGATAAAATATCTGGCCACGTCCACCATGCAGGTGTCCTCGTCCATGACGATCATGCCGCCGGATCCCATCATGGACCCGGCCTTGGTGAGTTCGTCAAACCCCACCTGCAGGTCCAGCAGGTGTTCCGGGATACAGCCCCCGGAGGGTCCGCCCGTCTGAACGGCCTTGAATTTCTTGTTGTTGGGAATCCCGCCGCCGATATCATAGATGATTTCTCGTAATGTCATGCCCATGGGCACTTCCACCAGACCGGTGTTGGTGATTTTTCCCACCAGGGAAAAGATCTTGGTGCCTTTGGAGCTGTCCGTGCCCACGGAGGTGAACCAGTCCGCTCCTTTGTCGATGATCAAGGGGATGTTGGCCCAGGTTTCCACGTTGTTCAAAACCGACGGCCGTTCCCACAATCCTTTGACATTGGACCGGACATACTTGGGCCGGGGTTCTCCGGCCTTGCCTTCCAGAGACGTCATCAGGGCCGTGGATTCTCCGCACACAAACGCCCCGGCCCCCTGGTGCACGATCACCTTGAAGTCAAAGCCGGACCCCAGAATGTTCTCTCCCAAAAGCCCGTAATGTTCCGCCTGCTGGATGGCCAGATGAATGTTTTTCACGGCCAGCGGATATTCCTGTCGCACATAAAAATACCCTTCATGGGCGCCGACGGCATATCCGCCTAAAATCAGTCCTTCCAGGATGGAATGGGGATTGCCCTCCAGAAGGGCCCGGTCCATGAACGCGCCGGGATCACCTTCATCCGCATTCACGATCACATATTTGATGGGCTCTTTTGCATTTCTGGAACCTTCCCATTTTCGGCCGGCCGGAAACCCGGCCCCGCCCCGGCCCCGGATATTGGATTTTTTCACCTCTTCCAGTACTTCCAGATCGGTCATCTGACCCAGGGCCTTGGCCAGGGCCGCATATCCGCCCAAAGCCAGGTAATCTTCAATGCGCTTGGAATCGATTTTGATGTTGTTGCATAACACCGTGCGCTGCTGGGACCGGTAAAACGGAATATCCGATTCCTTGACGGCCCGTTCCCCTGTGGCCGGGTCTTTGTAGCACAACCGTTCCACCACCTGTTTGTTTTCAATGGTCTGTGCCACGATCTCGGGCACATCTTTGGCCTGCACCTGAAGATAACAGATCTCTTCGGGATAGATCACCACCACGGGGCCCTGTTCACAGAATCCCGGGCATCCCGTTCCTTTGGTGGACACTGTGGCGGACAACCCTTTTGCCTCGATCTCCTTTTCAAATACGGCAATGACTTCATCCGCACCCGATGCCACACACCCGGCACCCGCACAAATGGACACACAGGGGCTGTCAGGATCTCTTCGGGACAATATCTCCTGCCGAAAACTTTCCAACGCTTCCGGCGTTTCTAACCGTGCCATAATTTTCCCCTATTCATATGTTTTCAAGGCTTTGGACGCCTTGACCGGTGACATTTTTCCATGAACCTTGCCGTCCACTTCCATCACAGGCCCCAGGGCGCAGCACCCCAGACAGTTGACCGTCTCCAGGCTGAATTTCAGATCCAGATCCGTCTCTCCGGGCTTGATGCCCGTGGCTTCCTCCACTGTATCCAGAATCCGGGTGGCGCCTCTGACATGACAGGCCGTGCCCACACAGATATGCACTTTGTGCCGTCCTTTGGGCACCAGACTGAATGCCTTGTAAAACGTGGCAATATGCTGAATCCGGGTCATGGGAACGGACAGTTTTTCACTGACCCGCGCCAGCGCCTGTTTGGAAAGCCAGTTGTTCTCGCTTTGAATGTCCAGCATGATCTGGAGCAGATTGCTGGCCTCGCCATGGTGCTTCTCGATTATCTGATCTATTTTTTCAATTTCCATCGGATGCTTCCCACAAAATTAAGTTAGGTTATGCCCTGGCCAGTGCGTAACAATTACTGGCCGTATCATATTTGACCATACCGTGACGGGAAGAGGTGATCATATGACGGGACACCTCGGACGGGTTCAACCCCAGCTGCCCGGAGATATCACCGGTGGACAGCGGTTTCTCCTTTAACAGCAGCAGAATCTGGCTCACGGCCAGTTTGTCCGTGAGCATCCGGTCAAACAGGTCATCCGTGTCCGGGCGGCTGAAAAATGCCTGATAGGCTTTTTTGGATTTCAGCGGCACCCGCAGTTTTTCTCTTTCCGCCAGGCGGATGAACGGCACCAGATTTCTGGCGGCCGCCAGCTTGAACTTCACCGTGTCCGGGTCCAGGCCTTCGCTGGATCCCAAAGGGCCTATTTCCGTGATCTGCCGGCTGAAGTCATCCGTATACTGGGCCAGCAGATGGCCGTCAGCCCCGGACATGAAGTCGGTTCTCAGCCGGTCCGGGTTCAGACCGATATGGGTCAATATTCGTTTGGCGATATAGGTGTTGGCATAGGCATCGTAATTGCCGTGGGTGACATAGTTGCATTCATCGAGTTTGCATCCGCCGATGAACACCCCGTCGTGACCGTTGGAAAACGCCCGGAAGATAAACTCCAGGTCCACCCGGCCCGAACACATCACCCGGATCAGCCGCATCTCATTTGCATATTGTAGTCTGGAAACTCCAGCCAGGTCCGCTGCCCCGTATGCTCACCAGTGGCAGACAAATCCCAGCAGTTTCGGCTTAAATTCTTGACCTGCACTCATGGGTTAGGATCTCCTTTTTTTGAAAGGCTTTTCATATTCATGCCTCTTCCAGTGCGGCATCCATCTGTGCGGCAATCTGATCCGCTGTGACCGCCGCATCGATCTGTCCGAACAACGCCTCATTGGTAAAATGCTTGAGCACGATGGCATTGGTGGGACATTTGGCATTGCACAGCCCGTCGCCCTTGCACAGGACCGGATTGACAATGGCTTTCTTGCCTTTGGGCGTATCGTGAAACTGAATGGCCCCGTAGGTGCACGCCGTGATACAGGCCCCGCAGGATACGCATTCGTCTTCATTCACCTTGGCCACGGAACCCGATGCCACCACCGTGTCTTTGGACAACAGCGTGATCACCCTTCCGGCGGCCCCATAGGCCTGGTTGATGGTTTCCGGGATATGCTTGGGATAATGGGCCGTCCCACACAGAAACACCCCGTCCGCGGCAAATTCCACGGGTTTGAGTTTCACATGGGCTTCCTTGAAAAACTCGTCCGGGCTCAGGGTTACCTTGAACTTGGCCGCGATGTCATGAATGGATGCCGGCGGTCGGACCGCGGCGGCCAAAGACAGGATGTCGGCATCCAGTTCCAGGCGGTTCCCTAAAATCGGATCCGTCACGGTCACCCGGATCATGTCTTTGCCGCCCTCAGAGATGGCTTCCACCTCCGGCGGGTCTTCCGGGGTATACCGGATGAACTGCACCCCCAGTTCCGATGCTTTGCGATAGGCATCTTCTTTGAATCCATAGGTGCGCATATCCCGGAACAGAATATAGATGCGCATGTCCGGGTTCTTTTCCTTGAGTTTCAGGGCGTTTTTCACGGCATGGCCACAGCATACCCGGGAACAATAGTTGTGGGTCTCATTTCTGGAGCCCACACACTGAATCATCACCAGGCTTTCCGCTCCTGTGACCGTGTCATTGCCTTTGGCGATCTCTTCTCCGATCTCCAGATGAGTGAACACGGCATCGTTTTCCCCGTACAGATATTCCGTGGGGTTGTACACATCCGCACCGATGGCCAGCACCGACGCCCCGTGTTTGATGATTTTGGTGCGGCCTTCGGTTTGTACCGTGGTGGTGAAATTGCCCAGGTATCCGGCCACCTCTTTGATCTCGGCCTCATGGGACACATGAATATGGGGATTTTTATAAACTTTGGCAATCAGATCATCCAGATAGGCCTGCACTTCCAGGCCTTCCAGGGTGCCGTGAATCCGCCGTCCCATACCGCCCAGATCCTTGCTTTTTTCCACCAGTTCCACAGTATGTCCCTGGGCGGCAATGGACAATGCACAGGTCATGCCGGCAATGCCGCCGCCTACCACCAGGGCTGTTTTGTTCACGGGCAGATCAAATTCTTTCAAAGGTTCCAGATGCGCGGCCCGGGCCACGGACATGCGCATGATGTCTTTGGCTTTTTGGGTGGCTTCCTCTTTTTGTCTGGAATGGACCCAGGAGCAGTGCTCCCGGATATTGGCCATATCCAGGTAATACTGGTTGAGTCCGGCTTCTTGCAACGTATCTCTGAACAGCGGTTCCAGGGTTCGAGGCGAGCAGGCCGCGATCACCACCCGGTTCAGTCCTTTTTCAACGGCCAGATCCGTGATCTCTCTGGCCGAGTTGGTGGCACACGAAAAGATCTGTTCCTGGGCATAGACCACATGGGGCAGGGTTTTGGCGTATTCCACGGTGGACGGGACATTGACCACGCTGGAAATATTGGCCCCGCAATGGCACACAAACACACCGATCCTGGGTTCTTCATTGGACACATCCCGCTCTTCGGGATAAATCCTTTCCCTGGCCAGTTTGCCCCGGCGGAAATTCAGCATCTCCCCCACCCGGGATCCGGCCCCACTGGCGGTAAACACGGATTCCGGAATATCCGTGGGTCCCTGGAACGCGCCGGACACAAAAATACCGGGCCGGCTGGTCTGGACCGGGTTGGAAGAATCAATGTCACAGAACCCGTGGGCATTGATATCGATCTTGAATTTTTCCGCAATTTCCTTGTAGGCTTTGGGCGGGTTCAATCCCACGGACAGCACCACCATGTCAAATTCTTCTTCCTTGACCCCTTGATCGGCCGTGGCATATCGAATTTTGATATTTTTGGTTTCCGGGTTTTCTCCGGCCACGGATGCATAGCTTCGGATGAACCGGGTATCGGGCAGGTCATCGGCCCGCTGGAAATACCGCTCAAAATCTTTGCCGAATGACCGGATATCATTATGAAACACTGTGCATTTGGCATCCGGGTCATGGTCCTTGGTCAGAATCATCTGCTTCTGAGTATAGGTGCAGCACACCCCGGAACAATAGGAGTTGTCTCCCGGTGTCACCCTTCTCGATCCCACACACTGAATCCAGGCGATATTTTTGGGGTGTTGCTTGTCGCTGCCCCGCCGCACCTCACCGCCGTAAGGACCCGTGGAGGATAAAAGCCGTTCGTAATCCATGCTGGTGACCACATTGGTATACTGGGAATACCCGTATTCCTCCCGGGCGGACGGATCAAACGGGGTAATTCCGGACGACAGAATCACCGCCCCCACATTGATCCTTGTCCGGGTGGGTTTCTGGCGGAAATCAATGGCCCCGGTCTGGCACACCCCCCGGCAGATGTCGCACTTTTTCTCTGACAGGTACAGGCAGGAGTCGTCTATATAGGCCACCAGAGGAATGGCTTGTGAAAAATAGACATGCACGGCCTTGTTGTTGGAAATTCCCTGGTTGAACGCATCCGGATATTCCACGGGGCAGTATTCCATGCAGGTGGTGCACCCGGTGCATTTTTCTTCGATAATATATCTGGGGCGGGTTTTTAAAGTGACCTGAAAGTCCCCTTTCTCGCCCTCGATGGTTTCTACTTCCGTAAATGTGAGTACTTCGATGTTGGGATGCCGGCCGACCTCGACCAGTTTGGGTGAAAGTATTCACATGGAGCAGTCGTTGGTGGGAAAGGTCTTGTCCAGCTGGGACATGTGTCCGCCGATACTGGGATTTTTTTCCACCAGATAAACCCGGAATCCGGCAGTGGCCAGGTCTAAAGAGGCCTGAATGCCGCTGACGCCGCCGCCCACCACCATCACATCTCCGAAATCTCTGCCGGCAACGCTGTCGGAAAACAGCTGCATTTTATCTATTGGGAGTATGTCATTTACCACTTTTTATCTCCTCATCATATCGTTATCACATGCTTGTGAAAATACCCGGTTTCAACCCGGTCCTTTTACAGCATGTCATTGATGATTTCCGTAATATCTCTGATCTCCAGGATATCTTCATATGCCAAATTCAGGCGGCTTTCTTCAAAATTGGTGATACAATAGGGGCATGAGGTCACCAGCACTTTGGCCCCCACATCCGTGGCCTGTTTCAGCCGGATGTCGGAAAACCGCTCGGACTGGGGCGTGTCCATCCAGATCCGGCCCCCGCCGCCGCCGCAGCACAGGCTGTTTTTCCCGTGATCCACCATTTCCAGCAGGGTCAGCCCCTTCACCTTTTCCAAAAGCAGCCGGGGGGCATCGTAAATATTGTTGTGCCGACCCAGGTAACAGGGATCATGGTAGGTCACGATCTCATCCATCTCCTTGGTCAGTGTCAGGCGCCCGGCATTGATCAAATCCAGCAGATACTCGGACATGTGAATCACCTCAAAGTTCACCATGAACTCCGGGTATTCGTTTTTAAAGGTGTGGTAGCAGTGCGGGGAAGACACCAGGATCTTTTTAACGCCTGCATCGATAAAGGTCTTGATGTTGGTTTTGGCCAGATCGATGAACACGTTTTCACTGCCGATCTTGCGGATACTTTCTCCGCAGCAGTTCTCCTTGTCCGCCAGAATACCGAAATCAACGCCGGCCTTATTCAGAATATTGGCCGTGGCCCGGGCCACTTTTTTCATGCGCGGGTCATAGGAAAAATAACAGCCCACAAAATACAGGATCTCCATGTCCGATTCAAAAGGCTTGACATCCAGATCCTTGGCCCAGTCTCCCCGGGACGCCCGCTCTCCCTGGAGGGGATTGCCCTCGGAAATCACACTGGCCCGGGCACTTCGGGCGGATTTGACGGACGCGGGAAACACCTCGTATTCTGTGGCCACCCGGCGCAGGGCCTGGCTCACCTCGATCTGACCCAGGCCTCTCGGGCACTGGGACGGACACCGGCCGCAGGTGGTGCACCGCCAGATATCCTCGCCTTCGATTTCCGTCAATCCGAAAGCGGCTTCTCTCACCAGCCTTCGCATGCTGAAATCCCGGACCCGGTTCCACGGGCACACCGTGTCGCACAGCCCGCACTGGAAGCACAGCTGGAACGGGTCCCCTCCGGCTTCCTTTATCTCGTCGATTACTTCTAAAAAAGGCGCTAAGGTCTCCATGGGTGTGTCCTTTTATTTGCTTTTGTCATCTTTGGACATGCGGGCCAGGGTGTCCATCATCGTCTGTATGCCGAATTTGTCCGCCAGAGATTCCAGACCCAGTTCCAGGTCTTCCATCTCCTCCTGCTCTTCCACCTCTTCTTCCCGCTCTTCCAGGGTCAACGCATCCACCAGGCACCACTTGACACACAACGGCTCATCTTCGCCTTCACACATATCACATTTCAGCGGCAGACCGGAATCCGGCTCCTTGAACTCTTCTCTGGACGGACAGGATGCCCGGCAAAAGGAGCATTCGTCATATTCCTTGCCGTCGATGGTGTATTTGTCCCGGCCCGCACATTCCGCCATGGTATATTCCCCGGCATACACGGGCACATAAATATCCCGCAGCGGTTCTCGGATGATCCGGATCCGGGATCTGGCCGGGTTATTCGAACTGTACTTAGGCGATGCATGAAACGCGGAGCAGATCACTTCACAGGCCCGGCACCCATTGCACTTGTCCACGTCGATCTTTATGGTTTTTACGATTTTCTTTTCTTTTGTTTTACCAGCCACTGTCTGAGCCCTCCACGCTATTGGGTCTGTGTTTCTGTCTGCACATCTGCGGTTTCATCTTCAGTAAGGATGCCCCGCTGGATAAAATCATCCGCCACATAGCCTAACCCCATTTTCTCCAGGGCCTCTTTGGTGGGAATCCCTTCCTTGTTCCAGCCTTTCAACTGGTAATAGCCATCCAGCAGTTTTTCCTCCAGTTCAGGGAACCTTTTTTTCCAGTGATTCTCAGGCGGTCTGTCATCTTCTCGTCTCATGCCCCGCCGGATATTCACGGCCCGTACCAGGGTCCGGTACCGCTTGGCTGCATCGGAGAGCGTTTCTTCGTCCATGTCGATACCGGCCCCGGCAGAGATGAATTTGGGATAATTATGAATATGGTAAGGGGGTTTGAGCGGAAAAGAGGACAACCCGGCACACTGGCCCAGCGCGTCATCGATGTAATGCATCATCTCCTGCCATTCCACAATGTCACAGGTCATCTCCACGGTGGGATAATAGGGGATGGAATTTTCTCCCCGCAGTTCCCAGTCAATAAAATACTGTTTGAATTTTTCGTGGGGAACCTGAATCCAGTCTTCACAGAATTTTTCTCTGTGTTCACGCTTGGGAAAAGGTGCCTGGGGAAACTGACCCTCGATCTGGGTGATATTGATCTTTTCTCCCACAGCATACATCAGAAAATAGATGGGGTTGAGCATGGACAGTTTCAAGGGCAGCTGTTCATGCTTTTTGATGGTGTTGTGGGCATATTCTTCGGCCCCGTTGCCGATCTCTTTGGCAGCCCAGTAGGTGCCCTTGGCCAGGACATCGCCGATGCCTTCCCGGTTCACGATCATGTCCAGCAGATAGAAAAACCGGTCCTCGTTTGATTCCGGCAGGCCCGGGAAATCATCGGGTTTTAAAATCCCGGCTTCCAGCAGTTCCAGGGCAAAAGCCATGACCTGGGGGGTGGAAAACCCGTCCAGCCCGTATTCCGTGGCTTTCTGGGCGATCCTGAGACCAAAGTCCAGATCGGAATACGCCGCCATGGTATAGGTCAGTTTGGTAAAGCATTTCATCATATAGGTGGGCACACCGGGCATGGAGATGGTGGCCCCGCATTTCATGGGACAGTTGAAACAGGAGATGAGCCGGGTCCGGGCCCCTTCCAGGGTGTCGGTCCATGCTTCTTCGATCTCCTCGTTCCAGAACCCTTTGCGCCGGGTCCGGGAGTTGCCCCACATGAAATTCTCCGTGTGCCATTTTTCGTCATGCACTTTCATCTCCTGGGGAGATCCCAAACCCTGGAGAATCGTCATCACACCTTTAATGGGATTGTCCTCCCGGTGTTTGATATAGGCCAGGACATCGTTGCACAACGTGATAAATTCTTCGGGCTTTGCCAGGTTGATGTCTTTGGTACCCCGCACGGCAATGGCTTTGACCCGCTTGTCCCCCATGACCGCACCGATGCCGCCGCGGCTGGCCGAGGACCGGCCCTGTTCCACGGAAGCATAATATACCCTGTTTTCACCGGCCAGGCCGATGGCCGCCACCTGGGCTTTGGGCTGTTTGAGTTCCTGGCGGATCATTTCAGCCGTTTCCACAGACCCTTTGCCGGCCAGGTGCGATGCATCCCGGATTTCCACGGTATCATTGTGAATCCACAGATACACCAGTTTTTCAGACTTACCCCGCAAAACCACTTTGTCATATCCGGCATATTTAAGTTCCGGGGCCCAGAATCCGCCCATCATGGAAAACGCCATCAATTCCGTCTGGGGGGAAATAGTGGACAAAATCGTCCGGTTGCAGCCCGTGGCAGGTGTGCCGCAGAGCAGGCCTGCACTGAAGATCAACAGGTTTTCCGGAGAAAAGGGGGTCACTTCCGGACCCACCCGGTCCCATAAAATCTTGGCATTTGTTCCCAGCCCCCCCAGATAGAGTGCTGTATCCCTGGGGTCGGTCGCCACCTTTTCGATGTTCCCCCGGGTAAGATCAACCTCTAAATTGAATCCTGTTTCTGCGTACCTCATGTTATTCCCCTTGTTAACTTTTACCTGAAATACCTTGTCACCTTAAATCCCTGACATCCTTTTTTATCCGAGTGCCACACTCGATTCCAGCGTTTTTATATACATCACATACAATGTGATCATGATTACGCTACATTGTAACTACCTGTCAAGAAAAAATCGACATCCGGCTGATTAAGCCGGATCCGGGAAAATCGGTCCGGATCTCCTTTTTTCCCGGTACTTCACAACCTCAGCTATTTATTAGATACATTATAGATACAAAACAGCTATGTCAAGTTTTTTTTCGATTTCCGGATCAAGTCAGAAAAAGCCCGGGACAAACTCAGCGCTGCCAATGGAGATAGCCCATGAATTCAAATTGGTTGACATATCAACCAATTATTCCGGGTTTTTCTATTTTAAACCATATTTTTTTCTTGACAGGGTTTCACATCTTTAAATATAGTGTCAATATTCAGCTTAATTATAGTTACATTGTAACACTAATTTTTCAAAATGAAAGGAGGTGGACGCTTCCCCCGTATATCGCTTATTATTTTTCCTTTTTCAGAACCCATTTTTCAGGAGGTCAACACGATGAAAAGGTTTACGATCCCGGCATTGCTTGTTTTTTGCTTTTGTACGTTTTTTACATTGAATGCAACGGCCAAGACCCAACTCACTTATTCCAATTTCTTTCCCCCCACCCATATCCAGAGCCAGCTGGCTGAAGCATGGATTAAAGAAGTGGAATCCCGCACCAACAGTGAGATCACCATCAATTATTTTCCGGCCGGCACCTTGACCAAGGCCCCTCAGACCTACGACGGGGTCGTCCAGGGAATTGCCGATATCGGCATGACGGTTCTGGCCTATTCCAGAGGACGTTTTCCCATTGCCGCAGCCATTGACCTGCCCATGGGATACACATCCGGTGTTCAGGCCACCAG
Above is a window of Desulfotignum balticum DSM 7044 DNA encoding:
- a CDS encoding 2Fe-2S iron-sulfur cluster-binding protein, translated to MGDIQFEIDGQTVTAVPGMTVLEVAQKHGIYIPTLCHHEKLEPFGGCRLCIVEVEDRGWTKYVVSCVFPAAGGIIVRTRSEKVDRLRKTILELLMAHAPDAPQLVELAKVYGADPNRYESDPSFCIHCGLCVRYCAEVAQKNAIGFVDRGINKEISFVPEIAAQYCNDCKACFPLCPTSYLQAAFVYAQAMTFPGAGHN
- a CDS encoding NADH-quinone oxidoreductase subunit NuoF — translated: MARLETPEALESFRQEILSRRDPDSPCVSICAGAGCVASGADEVIAVFEKEIEAKGLSATVSTKGTGCPGFCEQGPVVVIYPEEICYLQVQAKDVPEIVAQTIENKQVVERLCYKDPATGERAVKESDIPFYRSQQRTVLCNNIKIDSKRIEDYLALGGYAALAKALGQMTDLEVLEEVKKSNIRGRGGAGFPAGRKWEGSRNAKEPIKYVIVNADEGDPGAFMDRALLEGNPHSILEGLILGGYAVGAHEGYFYVRQEYPLAVKNIHLAIQQAEHYGLLGENILGSGFDFKVIVHQGAGAFVCGESTALMTSLEGKAGEPRPKYVRSNVKGLWERPSVLNNVETWANIPLIIDKGADWFTSVGTDSSKGTKIFSLVGKITNTGLVEVPMGMTLREIIYDIGGGIPNNKKFKAVQTGGPSGGCIPEHLLDLQVGFDELTKAGSMMGSGGMIVMDEDTCMVDVARYFIAFLTDESCGKCVPCREGLRQMHRILTNITQGKGKQGDIELLEELAETAVEASLCALGKSAPNPFLSTLKYFREEYEAHINDKRCPALACKELINFYIDPDRCTGCGTCRKQCPADAINGDKNLIHIIDQDKCTRCGTCFEVCPPKFSSVVKLSGEPVPDPVPEEERTIRKKTKEKG
- a CDS encoding complex I 24 kDa subunit family protein, whose amino-acid sequence is MEIEKIDQIIEKHHGEASNLLQIMLDIQSENNWLSKQALARVSEKLSVPMTRIQHIATFYKAFSLVPKGRHKVHICVGTACHVRGATRILDTVEEATGIKPGETDLDLKFSLETVNCLGCCALGPVMEVDGKVHGKMSPVKASKALKTYE
- a CDS encoding hydrogenase iron-sulfur subunit, encoding MSAGQEFKPKLLGFVCHWUAYGAADLAGVSRLQYANEMRLIRVMCSGRVDLEFIFRAFSNGHDGVFIGGCKLDECNYVTHGNYDAYANTYIAKRILTHIGLNPDRLRTDFMSGADGHLLAQYTDDFSRQITEIGPLGSSEGLDPDTVKFKLAAARNLVPFIRLAEREKLRVPLKSKKAYQAFFSRPDTDDLFDRMLTDKLAVSQILLLLKEKPLSTGDISGQLGLNPSEVSRHMITSSRHGMVKYDTASNCYALARA
- a CDS encoding FAD-dependent oxidoreductase, with product MQLFSDSVAGRDFGDVMVVGGGVSGIQASLDLATAGFRVYLVEKNPSIGGHMSQLDKTFPTNDCSMUILSPKLVEVGRHPNIEVLTFTEVETIEGEKGDFQVTLKTRPRYIIEEKCTGCTTCMEYCPVEYPDAFNQGISNNKAVHVYFSQAIPLVAYIDDSCLYLSEKKCDICRGVCQTGAIDFRQKPTRTRINVGAVILSSGITPFDPSAREEYGYSQYTNVVTSMDYERLLSSTGPYGGEVRRGSDKQHPKNIAWIQCVGSRRVTPGDNSYCSGVCCTYTQKQMILTKDHDPDAKCTVFHNDIRSFGKDFERYFQRADDLPDTRFIRSYASVAGENPETKNIKIRYATADQGVKEEEFDMVVLSVGLNPPKAYKEIAEKFKIDINAHGFCDIDSSNPVQTSRPGIFVSGAFQGPTDIPESVFTASGAGSRVGEMLNFRRGKLARERIYPEERDVSNEEPRIGVFVCHCGANISSVVNVPSTVEYAKTLPHVVYAQEQIFSCATNSAREITDLAVEKGLNRVVIAACSPRTLEPLFRDTLQEAGLNQYYLDMANIREHCSWVHSRQKEEATQKAKDIMRMSVARAAHLEPLKEFDLPVNKTALVVGGGIAGMTCALSIAAQGHTVELVEKSKDLGGMGRRIHGTLEGLEVQAYLDDLIAKVYKNPHIHVSHEAEIKEVAGYLGNFTTTVQTEGRTKIIKHGASVLAIGADVYNPTEYLYGENDAVFTHLEIGEEIAKGNDTVTGAESLVMIQCVGSRNETHNYCSRVCCGHAVKNALKLKEKNPDMRIYILFRDMRTYGFKEDAYRKASELGVQFIRYTPEDPPEVEAISEGGKDMIRVTVTDPILGNRLELDADILSLAAAVRPPASIHDIAAKFKVTLSPDEFFKEAHVKLKPVEFAADGVFLCGTAHYPKHIPETINQAYGAAGRVITLLSKDTVVASGSVAKVNEDECVSCGACITACTYGAIQFHDTPKGKKAIVNPVLCKGDGLCNAKCPTNAIVLKHFTNEALFGQIDAAVTADQIAAQMDAALEEA
- a CDS encoding (Fe-S)-binding protein codes for the protein METLAPFLEVIDEIKEAGGDPFQLCFQCGLCDTVCPWNRVRDFSMRRLVREAAFGLTEIEGEDIWRCTTCGRCPSQCPRGLGQIEVSQALRRVATEYEVFPASVKSARSARASVISEGNPLQGERASRGDWAKDLDVKPFESDMEILYFVGCYFSYDPRMKKVARATANILNKAGVDFGILADKENCCGESIRKIGSENVFIDLAKTNIKTFIDAGVKKILVSSPHCYHTFKNEYPEFMVNFEVIHMSEYLLDLINAGRLTLTKEMDEIVTYHDPCYLGRHNNIYDAPRLLLEKVKGLTLLEMVDHGKNSLCCGGGGGRIWMDTPQSERFSDIRLKQATDVGAKVLVTSCPYCITNFEESRLNLAYEDILEIRDITEIINDML
- a CDS encoding aldehyde ferredoxin oxidoreductase N-terminal domain-containing protein; translation: MRYAETGFNLEVDLTRGNIEKVATDPRDTALYLGGLGTNAKILWDRVGPEVTPFSPENLLIFSAGLLCGTPATGCNRTILSTISPQTELMAFSMMGGFWAPELKYAGYDKVVLRGKSEKLVYLWIHNDTVEIRDASHLAGKGSVETAEMIRQELKQPKAQVAAIGLAGENRVYYASVEQGRSSASRGGIGAVMGDKRVKAIAVRGTKDINLAKPEEFITLCNDVLAYIKHREDNPIKGVMTILQGLGSPQEMKVHDEKWHTENFMWGNSRTRRKGFWNEEIEEAWTDTLEGARTRLISCFNCPMKCGATISMPGVPTYMMKCFTKLTYTMAAYSDLDFGLRIAQKATEYGLDGFSTPQVMAFALELLEAGILKPDDFPGLPESNEDRFFYLLDMIVNREGIGDVLAKGTYWAAKEIGNGAEEYAHNTIKKHEQLPLKLSMLNPIYFLMYAVGEKINITQIEGQFPQAPFPKREHREKFCEDWIQVPHEKFKQYFIDWELRGENSIPYYPTVEMTCDIVEWQEMMHYIDDALGQCAGLSSFPLKPPYHIHNYPKFISAGAGIDMDEETLSDAAKRYRTLVRAVNIRRGMRREDDRPPENHWKKRFPELEEKLLDGYYQLKGWNKEGIPTKEALEKMGLGYVADDFIQRGILTEDETADVQTETQTQ